The following is a genomic window from Alphaproteobacteria bacterium.
CTTCGGCTGGCTGCACACGTGCTGTCATAAACACAATGGGAGTATTTGCCAATTCCGGTATTTTACGCAATTCCTGCAATGTGGTGGGGCCGTCCATTTGCGGCATCATTACATCCAGCAATATCAAATCAGGGTTGATTCCCACGGCTTGCTCTACAGCTTTCATTCCGCTGTTCAAGCAATTCACTTTGATATCCGCCATAGTTTCCAAGCACATTTGTGCGACTTCCAGAATATCTTCGGAATCGTCCACGCATAAGACATGTTTTAGCGCTTTGGTCATGGAGAGCCTTTCTTTTTATGAGGCGAATTAATAAGTTGGAGAATGGTTTCGACTATCCGCGTTTCTGACATACGCGATTTTACCATAGCAGCTTCTACTTTTCTTTGAACTTCTTTCGGTGCTTCGCTGGCTGATAATATCAATACAGGCACCGCCTTGTCTGTCAGATCTGGTAAACGCTCTAATAATTTAGCACCAGAGCCATCAGGCAATTCCAAATCCAGCACAA
Proteins encoded in this region:
- a CDS encoding response regulator, with the protein product MTKALKHVLCVDDSEDILEVAQMCLETMADIKVNCLNSGMKAVEQAVGINPDLILLDVMMPQMDGPTTLQELRKIPELANTPIVFMTARVQPAEVEEYMELGASGVICKPFDPMTIADEIQAVWEKCND